The segment TAGAGTTGTGCTTGCTGgagttttgggggttttttttgtttgttttctttcatcttctttttttttttttttttgctcgCTGGAGTTTACCACACACGTCGCCAATGCTTTTTTGTGGGTGAAATATCTTTAAATGCGGTTCGAAGAGTGTTTCAGTTACATAATTTGATGTCCGCGTTTGAAGGGAACGTCGCAAGTAGCATTTGGACACGTGTGTGGTTCTCACAGTCGATATTACAGGATACCGGATACAAAGATTGATAAAGAGGGATGGAATCATATTATGAACTGTGTCAGTCAAAGGTGAAGTACTGCTATAAACGTACATTTAGGGACAGACCCataacattatttttttaaaattacaataTACAGCAGACGCATCTGAAAGGATCACTGCAAATCAGTGACGACATCCGGTCTTCTTacttttacatattttgaagGCTTTGAAAAAGTCTTGGAATCTTCAAGACTAGATGGCGTGGTAATAGCCATCGTCTGTTTCTCTTCATATCTTCTGTATGAAACATTTAACACTCAAAGATAAACTTCATTACAGGCTTAATGATATGGGTCGGGCATACTCCCCCTCAAACCCCTACCACCACCCATGCTCATCTTCCATGTCTCGATGAACTTGATTAATTCTCCAGTGTGCTTGGAATCTGTTTCCTCTAATGACTTTGAGAGTGAGTCGGGTCGCACATTGCTTCTAGTAGtaatccaacaatatcacaacagacAGAAATAGCTTATACCTATGTCAGGAGCTGAACCCGTGTAATCACCCAAGCTAACACGTTCTTCAGTTTCATTAGCAGCTGTTGTCGGAATGGGGCTACCCTCAATATTGTTTTCCGACGCAGTAAATTGTTTACGTTTCAATCTGCGTGATCTGGGGTTCCTCTTTACAATTAAACCGTGCACGTGATACCTTTACATTTTCCGTTCAAAACGCCGTTAAAGCTAATCCACTCAATTTCATCTATGTTATAAAATGTGTTAATGCGCGATAAAATGTAGCTAAACCCACATATAAGTTAATATATTTCTCAGTATTCACCTAAGTAAGTGTGTGCAGTGGGAAAGGAGAACTTCCAACAGATATCAACCCCACATTTCACCGGAGGCATGGAGATGGATATGGCGTTGTTTTGATAAAAGGAAATCAATCCGAAACAATGACTATGTGAAACCTTACCTACTCATATCTTCCTCGAGGTCATATGGTTTCAAATTCTTATTGTAAAACTTTCCATGATTAAAGTAAACTGCATATCTCCATATAGCCTCAGTACTGCTTACACAATCCGTGAATCGAGATCCTTTCACGGGTGTAAGATTAACAGAAGTACTTTCAAGAGAATCGTCTTACAGGTGCAGATCAGTAAAAGGGGTACTTACATAAATGTTATGTTGCAGGTATAAATGACCAACAGAAGTACTTACAAGAGTTTGTCATTACAAATGTGTAGGATTATCAAAAGAACTGTCAATAGGGTCTTCTGACAGGTGTATAGGTTTAACAGAAGTACTTACAAGAAGAGTGGCGTGGTATAGGCGTTAGAGGTTGTGAGAAGACATCATGGTAATTGCGTTTGAATGGTCctggaaaatatgaaaaacgATGTTAAAGTGGGCGATATCAACTTGTTTACATCGGTAAAGAAAGTGTAATTGTGTGTAATTTCCTCCTTACGATTATGATTTACATGGATAGAAAACAATATCCAaccaattaggatacgatgcaATCAAGTAAACGAACCTAGTTGAGTGGGACAAACACGTCCCCCTTCGCATCTGGCATCATAATTTCGTTTTtccaaatattttattgatcggTTTTAGCGGCTACATGAGTACTGCTATCCACAAGACCCCAGGAAAGTGTGGCAATGGTAACGTTAACTAGGCGTTGTTTTGCGTTGCGGTAAATAATTCGTTTGACCTTTTTCGTGGAGATTTCTAGCTAAGGATGCTGATTTCACACATTTGTAAAAATCTTTCTTCAACTTCCATAGTGTTGTTGTGCTTCTAAAGACGCTCATTTGAGGTAATTCTTCTTTTTTTCCTCAAGTACCCCATTGCAGGTGGTACGCTAAAGATGCTAATTTGAcgtattttttatcattttctaaACTGCTTTGAGGACAGTTAAGGATGTGCTGGTTTGGGATATTTCCTCTAGCGTTCTTCCCCTCTGTTTGTATGGGCTTGCATCTGAAAAGTTTGAAGTGTTTCTTGTCACTTTCTGCCACTGTTAGGTTTACCTTGACGGACATAAAAACTACACGTATATAATGGCATCACCTCGTCAGCGAACGTTTCAAGGAAAGTGGTACTTATTTAAGTGAAGTCTTAAAATCTGAAATTGTATGTACAGGTTCGGCTCCAGAACACATCCCTAACCTTTGGCATTCACGCAAACTCCAAACCAAAGCTTGTACATTTAAATCCACGGTAAACACTACATGTTCACGCAAATGTCATTAACAGTTTATACAACATGTTTTGAGTTGACACGAGTGGGAAGGCCAATATCGGGAACTAAAGGGTTGTTATGGTTATGGTTTCATGTGACAGCCACTCAATGGAAATTCAGCATGACCCTACGGAGCATTGGCTAGTGCTATATCTGATGTCTGGTACAACTTTGGAGCTATCGCAGGTTGGCAACGGTTGGGGACTTGTAGGTTTTATAGGCCGAAACTGAATAGTAATTTGATACGAATTCATTTCTAAAGCCAGTCATGTTAGATCCATACTCATTATAGCCTTCTATATTTACATCACCTAGATATGATCGTCATAGGGTCCCAGTGTGGTTTCAAGGCGTCCTGGACGGAAAATGTCAAATAACCATTGACAATATTCACGGGCACGTTATATTGAAGTAATGGTATGTGGTGGGAATAACGCCATGAACCAACTTTCCGCCAAAAGCATTGTTTGTTCGGGGAAATGTTTGCACGTGGGAGGAGGTTATAAACAAACGTGCTCATGCATTCAAATAAATGCCAAAGGCCTTCAACAAAAGATAAATTCGAAAACAATATATCCCTTTATGGCCACTCTGTCTCAGAGTGAATGATCGGCGACATATATTGCCAGCAGACAAAACTGGGTCTCATTATAACTTTCTTATGCGCGGCCTATAAGTTGTGACGGTAGTAGGAAAGCTTGTAACAAAAGGGTAGCATTGTTGTCACCATGCTTTATAGCCCACTTGCTTTCATATATAATTGAatctttcattccatttcagATTGTTTGATTTGGAGCAATTGGAATTCTTTCCCCAAATAGCTCGCTTACTGGAAATATCGTCTATCCATATTACTTTATTGATAGCCCTGAATCGATTAATTACCAATACGGTTCCGAAGGTGTTTATGCTTGAGTCGACAACACAATGCAATCCGCTTATGGCTTATATTGTATGGCCGACAACTTAAAAATTCTGGAGCACATACGTTGCTTTAAGCTTTGTCATTCAAACGCCTGAACCGTGGTTGTTTGCCTTTTTGAACGTGTCAGTTCTGTTAGAACAACATCTGTGGTAAGTCCactaaactgaacatggtggtGAAGTTATATTGCCAAGCAAGGAAACAAGCGTGAAGACGCGCGGCATTTATAAATCACAGCCTTTGGTTAGGTTTGGCGTCTCATTTCAGGCAGGTGGAGGAGCGTGTACTGAGTTGAGAGGCAAATTCTTATGAAGCTGCCAAATGGATCTAACCAAAACATTACACATATTATGAAATCCCTTTGGCTTTCTGTTGCATGGGACCATTCTAATACACATCCGCATTAGTTGCAATGcctgctgacaaataatctcTTAGTGGACAGACACTTGGTAACCTACAGTTACGGAGGGAGCATGTGGGTTGATGTCAAATGACTTTTTACATCCTGGTTGAGTAGGGACAGTGAATAACGACTAATATGGTTCCCTGCACTCCAAACCAaaatcaaattatcaaatcactCACAATAACTTCCGCGTCAACAGGACATGACAGCATTGCAAACTGATTGTATTACCCGGACCCTGGGTGAGTGAGGTCTCTCATCCTCTACTGTAACGGAGCTCCCGAGCGCTTCTCTTGGGAGACATAACCGTCATCCGGCAACATGACACACAAATGTTTGGTCACATCTGGGTCCTTGCTGAAATTTTAATTTCAACGTTTCGCTATCTGTGTAAACGGAAGTGTCTGTGCAGGTTTAGAAATTGACCAATGAGAATCATATCCTGTACCGGCTTCaaattgacatttttattttttcaaattcatcAACCACCCACCTGAAAGTGGAATATGATATTTGACATTTCTTGTCAATATTTAAAGCCTACTCAAGAGTATGTAAGAGACGTTGATATCAACACGTGTTTGCTGCAATGAAGACACCTGATGTAAATAAAAGCAATAAAACCATTGTAACATCCGCCAGAAAATATCCCTTCGAAAAGTAGTTGTGCAATTCTGGCTATCTCACCAGCATGAGTTAATAAATCACTACCAACAATGGTGCTATCACGTACGATAATTCTTATCTTTCAATAGATGGAATTTAATGGTAGCATGACCTCGGTATTCAGAAACAATTCCTATAAAATAATGCCACGTGGTGTTACAGCGTGAAAATTAGGAATGAATGCTAATAAAACCTCCCACTTTGATGAAAGGCAATATCTCAAAGCACTTACACTTATACGAAATTGCAATCGATCGCTCTACATCTAAATGTCACCAACGTTGGGAAATGTGTAAACGTAAAGTGACGTTGATCCTAATTTATCTTTCAACCATCCTACTCATGTCACAAGCAACACAATGATCAGAAGTCCCTTTACATACGTATAAATGGTTACTTGACAGATCACGTTTATGTCAACACTGAAATCTGACAATGGAAAACCATACAATAATGCATAtgacatgcatgtgtaggtagaAATAATCCATTTCAGATTAGTTATATAATTCAGTTGCATCTTTAACCCATTTACCTAGCATAAAGTGAGGGAGTGAATTTAGCTTAaagccgcatttagcaatattccagcaatataacggcgggggacacctgaaataatCGAGCCCTTAATTAGAATACTACAGATCAGTCTAACTGCTTAATCTGTATCATGTTAATCACGCAACAGGTTTAAGGGACAAACAATCTCTCCACACAACGCTCCATCATGTCGGAAGTAATGACCTAGTTTCATTTACATCATATGTCTCATTTTTGGTGTGTGAACTGACTtgcctttgtgtgtgtttgtgatgagTATTACCACGTGGTTCAATCAAAACCCCACCCCACCTTCCACCACGACACTCAATCCTTATTTGATAGTGCTTTGTACCCAATATGCCTTGTCCATCAGACCTAACCTGTGATTCCAAGGCACTTGGTTTGCTAATTAAGcgaatatttttgttttcacgtTTCCGTATGGGTCACTTCCACAAACGGATGTTTTTCTGATTCTATAATACTAGAAGCCGAACGATTAAGCTGAACAGTGTCTGTGATTTCACATTTCTGCCCACGGGTGTTTTGCgttcattttacaaaaaaacagtttctgagttttaTAAGAAATTCTCCAATGTATGCGTACCCTTATGAACCTACTAGTAAACAGAATGTGCCTTGATTATCGGAATGTCAACACCACACTTATCTCTTAGAAAAACAGCAAACTACCTTCATCAGTTCAGCAAACCTCCAACGTCATATAAGCTAACATGCTGTGATGCTGATCACGATTGCctatatttatttgtaaatatatattggcTCGACGTTCGTATGTGATTGATACCTTCTATTTACAGCTACTTCTCAGTAGGAGCAGAGGGATTCGATAAAGCAATACTACATATATCAAGATAAAAACGTTTCATTAGTTTGTTTCTGTTCCTTGTGCAAATGGTAATACTTAACATAGCGTCTGACATGCCGATTTTGATATCTAGCACATGGTCGCCAAAGTCGCAATGCAAATGTAGCCCGTGACGTCGTAGTCATTCATGTCCAATATGCCCTTCGATTGTTGTCTTGCATTTTTATCTGCATGCAATTATTCGTGATCATGTGACGATGAGGTGAATACCTTATTGACATAACCAGAATTATAGGATGGGGCTTGTGCTTACTGTCACGGTGTGGATGAGGAGAGTTgggttagtgtgtgtgtgtgtgtgcgtgcgtgcgtgcgtgcgtgcgtgcgtgcgtgcgtgcgtgcgtgcgtgcgtgcgtgcgtgcgtgcgtgcgtgcgtgcgtgcgtgcgtgcgtgcgtgcgcgctgGTCGGGATGGGGTTGGATTGGAGAGAGAAACCGAAACACTCATGTCAGAAAAGTCAGGCAAATAGTCAACCATGTGCACCAGTTCACTCGACGTTTGTAATAATTTATACCTATACATGTTTCATTAACAGCTACATACGAGTACAGGCAGGCTGATAATTAGCCATGCTACTGACGGTGAATCAAGACAGGAGGTGTTGACATACATATAAACAGGTTCAATAGTTCGTTTTTTCTCTTCCTTGTGCAAAAGATAATACTTTATGTGACATCCGATTTTGAAACCTAGTACATAGTTCCCAAGGAAGAAATACAAATTTAGCCTGTGACTTCACAGCCATATATGTTCAATATGCTCTTaggttgttgttttgtgtttttatctTTAAGGAATCATTTATGTTCATTTATGGTGAAGGTGCGGAGATGACAGGGATAGAAGAGGTGTGTGTGCGGgggatgggtgggtggggggtggggggggggctGATGGTGACAACTGCGGCGGTATGGATATGACTCTACCACTATATATAATGCTGCGGcctgtttatatatttaatCAGGCAAAACCTTCACCAGTGCCTTCATCAGAATTTCTTTCTGTATACCTCCCAATGTTCTGTCTGAACATGGACCCGCTGTGGAATGATCCAGGTTTCTAATAAAACTACCTCAACGCATGATCTACAGCAACACGGTAACCTCGAGAAGATCTGGGTACCTTTCACGAATCAAACTTTAATCAGCTTAACCTTAACTCCAATTCTTTAACGTTGCACTTAGGTTGCCTTcatgacttacgatcaccttttTGTCCATCAGTGTTTGTTGTGACATGGTTGCTGTAAGTCAACGTAATCAGTGAGCGTAAAATGgtagtcatgatgtcaatcactcgaATCTCTGATAAATCAATAATTCACAAATCGGTTTAATGTAGTTTATATTGCTGAGTTTAATGTAGCTTATATTGCTTAAGCGTCACATAAAGAAAGGCTAGCGAAAACGACTCGTTAGCTGCATCAGCGAATGCATATGCCATCGAGTTGGGTTCTGTTTCCAGCACCACCACGTTGAGGAATACAAAGAATGAGCTTGAACACATTTCACCCAATGACGGGCTCTGCTGGAAAGGTAGTTCAGTGCATTGCTACTCTGTTCGCACCCACCCGCTGACGTCTTTGAGTTTTTATGATTAATTTTCATTCCCATTAACGTTTTGCCTTTTACGTTCCGCAGACATATTATtctctgttgtttttgttttgattccAGAGTTAATGTGATGTATTTATAGAAGTATATTAATATAGATCCTCTCTTAAGATAATTAAATATATTAGCGTATGTCCAAAGGCGTATGATTACCGGAGATGTCTGTGAGGAATAGGTATTCTCCCGCAGTCTTACAGTTGCTCTAATAGATACATCTGCCTGTCCGGCTTGCAAAGTGTCGGCACTATGACAAATGGAAATTATTACTCAGTGACACAGGATAAACAGCATGAATGACGAATACGTGAGTGGGCGGACGCATGGACGGAAGCTGGATCGAAGAGATGATGTAGAAGACATTGACTGGACATGCACAAAACGGTgcttgaaatgaaaaatatatagttTACATCAAGAGATGTACATAGATGACGGGTGATAGGCAAATGGAGAGATGAGGTAATGCTGATGTGTATAGATGGACTGATTGTGACGGACACATGGGTGGAGGGGAGGAGGTTGGTTGGACAGATGGATGGAAGAGCAGACGGATGGATTGGACAGATGGATGAATGGAACAAATCATTCAACAATACAATATCAAATTATATCTTCACtccaaataacaaatatacttcccaaatgaatgtagtCTACTTcgttttaatatatattttttatgtatgaCTATGACTCCAATGTTTTAACACCAGTTTAGAGACACCGTGCATAATTACCCCGTGGGATGAGGACAAGTTGCGTATATTGGATGGCAATGTCAACATACGCAGTTGAAAAGAATGTTTAGCTGATATCATAATTCATTGTCTTACCTCATACATacatgtcgttttctgattggctaagcggtattcaattattttcaaagtaCCCCTCTTACAAGCAGGGTACATTGGAATATACCCCGCTGCCATTTACATCTCATTCGGtgcttcgtggtagtacttctttatctcgaataacattgaatcaggcatgatgcatggaaattaccgatTTTTGCGAATGCAAgggagaagggagataactctaaatctgtttttcttgtgtcgtctgcaaaatctagtgatgCATGGCAACGAAAACCTTTGactcgcattccaataaataaattttgacaaaacgttcaaggATAGTCTATGTGAACATCCAGAGGGGAATTATACAGCgacgactttactaagacaataccggCGGGGGAAAAAGCACGATGCAAGATTCGAAATGTGTGATTCCCACAGGTTGGCTGGAGTGTACGACCCAATACCCAAGCTCTAAACAgttcagaattatcattgagGTGTTcgataagataaatacgttcACTCGTCCCGCGGGGCCgttgggttgatgtacccttgatgttcaGGGTATCTTGGAACATGTACCCTCgatgtatgtttatgttcagGGTATcttggaacataaacaaacattgagggtacatcaacccatgggcccctcgtgaccagtgaaaaTTTATAATAGTTGCTCCGCGTGTAGTGTGAACCGCTTATCAAAGGTATGCTGCTATAGGTAGTTGTATCGCAAGCACTGTATTATCAAAGGCGTACACGGAGACTTCACATTGATACAGTTGGACAATTCCGTGCTGTGTTTGTCCAATGTATCTCGTGGTAGTGAAACGCAGTGTACGCATCGTGTCATGCTTcaattttaacattttgataGTTACACGTGTTTGTCTAAATTATTCCGTTATGATTTAGTAAAGTATTTGTAGAAGCCTTCATTCACACAAATTGTCCTTAGCGATGCATTGTTTTATCTGGAGGGTTCAGTGTCTTTGGGCACATTGTCTCTTTACACCATTTAGTATCAAATAATATAGTTACGTCCGCGCAGTCATAAGGGATTGTATAGAGCATGTCATTAATTTAAATTAATGTCTCACATACCTTGCTTTCTCCGACTTGGATTATGTGGCTGAAGTTTCACTAAAAGGTTTGTCGTACTGCCTATAAAGTCAGGATCTCTTTCATACATTCTGAGTTTCTTCTGTCCAGTCCTATGTCTGAAGGGCCAGCACAGAGCGATGCTGAGAGAGCAGAGCAACACAATCAGGCAGTACTGGACAAAGTGCATCGCAGACATTGCCATCTCAACTCGGAGTTTCCTCTGCAGCTGTGACCAGGGGTATATAAAGGTACTACTCCCGGATCTGCTTTAGGATCATCGTGTCAAATCATCAGATCCTGTTAGTTTGGAGGTGTTATTAAGACACGCTTGACCGCACAATTCCTAACGTGCTTGCAACTTTCAAACTTATTTCCACTTTGCCCAGGGCTCCGGGATAAGCCTCTGAGTGAGTGTCCACAACACCCACGTTCCCGGCCGGCCGTCATACGTCACATTGTCCTTTTTTCATTGGACGCTCAAAGTTCATGCACTTGAAGCGGGGTAAGCGGGTAGTGAAGTTCATCCGCCTTCAACTCTCCACGGACCACTCACATCAATATCTGCTGTCATTTATATTACCTACTAAAGTTTCACTGCTTCCCAGATTTGTCCTAAATTTATCACTTAGATTCCATGCCAACACCCACTTGCACAACTGACGCCCACTCTATATATAGATTCACAGTATCACTGTATCCCTATGTCAGGTACCCCCTTTTCTGGTGTTACTTGAATCGCTAGCTGAGCAAACTCCCACTACAACGTGTATTGTCAGTTAATCAATGCGTGTGAGAGAAAACTGTCAGAGACTGCGTCGACATATTACAGACACGACACCTCAGATTCAAGCTTACTCATAACACCTAACCAATGTTTTTCTAAGCTACGCTGTGTGTGCATCAGTCCGCGTGTTTCTTTTTTACTATGCAGACATCTATTCCTGTATCATATGCTGGACTGGCCGTGAAGCTCGGCAGCTGGGTCAGCACTTTCAAAGTAATCGATTGTCCCCATTGTATCTGTGACTGTTCCAATTGTTGCCCTGATTGTAACACAGGCTGTGTCATTGTTGCAGTGTCTGTACATCAATGTTAACAGTGCTCTAACATTGTGCAGATAGTGTTTCTGTGTGGTCCACCGCTACACGAACCTTGGCGGCACTGCACCGAGCACTGTATCTCCTTCCTCGGGCAACAAGATATATAGTGAAAGCATGAGCAACGGGTATTTCACACGCcagtttttcagtaaaataccaTGGAGAAACGGAGAACTTGCTTCGCTCATCAGATTCATATCGAGAATCAACCAAAATGTTGCCCTTCACGGGCAAAGTCGTAAAAACATACCCCAGTAAAGATTCGTTTTCAGCAACCCTGCTTGCCGACATAGTGAACGGGTAACTAACTAGGCTGATGTGTATCATCCcatcctaattgcgtagatcgacatTCATGGTTCCCATCAATAGATTTTCTGAAGTCTTTGACAGGATATTGTAAGTAGGAAGaccatatacatacatgaagaTGTTCTGGTTTAGACTCTATTATTACGCACTGTTCACATAGAGCTGAATTGTAGcattgacaaacaaacaaaaacatgtccCATAAGGCGTTTTACTATTATATTACTTGATACTGAAGGCCAAAATGTTACTGTGGAAACAAAGTGAAAATAGCTGAAAGTTCGTGAGTGCGGGTATTGGTTTTCAAAACGCTTTGATCAGTTTTCCCTTACGTCAGATGAATGTGGGAGGGCAGCACAAAGTCACGCAGGCCTTGAAACGGACGTGGCTCTAACATAACAGATATGTCGCTCACACCTGTTATATTTTCCCCGTTTTTATCAGACACAAGCATAAATCATCTTTACTATACGTATTATTATTACATCGATCAATATGAAGGTACAGGTATGTGTATGAATTCTGATGAATGCGTGTACTACCGTGTATTCCAGTATAATCGCATAGACCTTTCCAGGAAGTCTAACCTGAATATCATGGAATGTTCCAGAACAATTACACTAGTAGTACACATAAGGGGCGCACATCTGGAATCTCACACTACATCCAATGTTACAAGAAGACCAGTGGTTGTGTGAAGATCACTGTTCACCCTTGATTCTCAGCCTGTGCCTAGTTTGGTAACTTGACAAACATGACGTGATGTGAATATTACAACATTCTCTTCATTGTTATGATCACCACATAATATTGCCGCtgtatttatattgttattCTGTTTTGCACTGCCAGTGTAATTTCTTTGGCATGTGTTAAAGTATCTCATGGATGTATTACGACCTAGTTCCATAATTATTGTTCTGTGGACGgtggtgtgtgacagtgttatTGTTACCGTGTAACAGTTTTCCAATAGGTGTTGAACACTGTTCAGAGGTAGCATAGGTAGTGTATTATATTTAGACTTGTGTTATATTTACACAGAGTTCTAGGATGTCCAACAGATCTCATCTTACCAGACAGGGTAAACCTCTTGGACAAATTATGTTCTTTTGATTTTACGAGCAGTATAAAGAAGCAGATCAGCCAGGAGTGGAGCAACTTTGGTGTCCATGAAGATGCTTACTGCTTGTCGAAATGTTTATCCCAAAATTTTGCAAAGATATTATCAAAGGTATTGTGCAACattatatgtatttgttctCAATAAACTTTACATGACATTAACatttttctccaaattgtccTGCAGTACACacgacatatatatatatagatatcttTGTTCACCACGTTTAATAACAAATAGATGCCCAATAGAGCAAAGAATGAAGTGTTCCCTTACGTTTACCATGTGGGATAGTGATGTAGTAGAAGAGAGtgggtaagtttagttttacgccgcaccagCATATTAttgcggtctgtaagtaatcgcgtctggactagacaatccactgatcaacagtatgagcaccgatctacgcagttgggatagaTAAGATGACAGGTGCCAACCATGCCGGCGAgactggccacccgatcccattagtcgctacctacgacaagcatgggtgcaTTAGACTAGTGGGAATAGAGAACTACACTGTAGACggaatatttaatttaaatatcGTGTAATAAGAAAAGAGGAAGCAGGACACATATTAGATATGTGATGACAGAGAGCCAAAGGTTACTAAGATAGCTTAAAGAACAGAGAGCTTTTGTTAGAGATGTGTTGATAAGATGGCGGGAATAAAGGCATTTCGTGATTTACTTAAAGTTTACATATGTAATTTAAAATTTGCCATAActattatatttacattttcagtGTACTTTTAGATATATAATCCATAATGACAATTCATGGTTATCGCCCATAAGAGACTGACTGTAGGTATACTTACAGCTGGTCATGAATTTCAAGGGGAGCTTAGAGTAGTGAGTACGTGATTTGTTGTAACCTACGTCTGAATGGTAATTAAATTAATAGTAATTTCAGGATATTTCATCGCTGGGTCTTTAAAATCTTGCACTAACAGAAAAGACAACTACCATTTCCATACTACTCATAAGGACTTTCCACTGAAATATATCACAGGCGCGTGTTTATTCATCACCATGAATATGAATGACACCAGGTGCTCTCGAGACGATGAAAACATCATGTCAAACGGGTTACATTCTTCACATACACTCAATCAGCCTGGAACAAACATCTGAACACATAGTTCCAGTCAAAATATTTGAACTGCATTGGACATAAGTTTGTCGCTGATGCATCCTATTTGAAAAGTCGCTGATCCTTGCGTGAATGCTATGTCAAGCCTTTAAagcatcaatcaatgtattttcaATATATCTTGCATATAAATCCAGTGTTTACATACTGAAAGGTCATTTTTAGATATTCTTATATTTTCATTGCTTTTGGAATCCACAGAAGTCCTGGTATTAATGACAG is part of the Haliotis asinina isolate JCU_RB_2024 chromosome 6, JCU_Hal_asi_v2, whole genome shotgun sequence genome and harbors:
- the LOC137287056 gene encoding uncharacterized protein isoform X1, which translates into the protein MAMSAMHFVQYCLIVLLCSLSIALCWPFRHRTGQKKLRMYERDPDFIGSTTNLLVKLQPHNPSRRKQGPFKRNYHDVFSQPLTPIPRHSSCHHTSSYASVFDNTGPIPVYRTRKSPCEQEDGTKLIQCQSNKAQCIHESMICDDHKNCDGGEDEDPGSCLLRAWILKWMKRIEKSIKQ